The genomic region GGTAAAAACTTCTCAGGATGCTCATGAATTACATGCCCATGATGTTTTGCAGCACTAAGATAAATGTGCCACAAACAAAGCCGATGACTTGTATTTGGGAACACATATGCAATTGCTCCGTCCATGGCCTTGTCCTGATCAGTGAAAATAGTGTTCGGATGCTTGCCTGACATCGCTATTAAAAATGTTTCAAAGAGCCAAACAAATGAATCGATACTCTCATTAAATATCAGCGCGGCACCAAAAATTACTGTCTGCTTGTGATGGTTGGTACCAACGAATGGAGCAAAAGGCATTTCAAACTTGTTAGTCTGAAAAGTGGTATCAAATGATACAGCATCCCCAAAACATGTGTAATCCATGATAGACTGACCATCTGCCCAAAAGAAATTAGCTATCTGGCCATCAACTTGATCTATCTGAATGGCATAAAAAATGTAGGATCCTCTCTTTGCTTATTTTTCAAGTATTCCAACAGTGTCTGTGCATTATTTGATTCTAAATACTTCTTGCGCTCGCGACCAATCTCATTATTGCAGTCCATCTTTGAGAATGGTACTTTGTCGGGTCCTCCGTAAAATGCTATCATAAAGTCATATACCTGGGATGGCTTCATCCCGGCTTCCCGTATCTGGCCAATTAGATGTCTATCCGCTTCTATAACACGTCTTTGGGACCTCAGCTTGTGCACCTTATTGGGACTAGCAAGATAATGATTGTGCTCGGTTATAAGCTTTTGCACTGTCCAAATACCATCCTTGTTGACACTAAACTGAATACGAGCCTCACAACCTGTCCTTGCAGTGTCCTTAGATGATTGGGTATCTCGATGGCCTTCGTTACTGCAAACTATATATTTTTGAGATATACTTTTATCACCTCGTCGCTTTGTGTGACTTTTTCTGACACTGAACCCAACCTTGGGGGCATATGCGTTGTACATATCATAAGCGCTGTCCTCTGAATCGAAAGCCAATCCAACTTTTGGAACAATCAATGTTTGTCCAACTTTATCAATCGCCTGCCATACAATGAGTCCAGAGTTAAATTTATATTACCATAATGTGATGTGGGAAAATGTTTTTCTCATGCACTTTGTGAATTTGTTTTCCTAAGCTTACTGAAGAACACATATTAATTTTGAGCAGTCATTTGCCAAGTAATCAGTGCATAGTACAGTACTAGAGTACGATGATCTTATGCCGACTGTCTGAATAGGATATTGCTTTTCAACCCGTACCTGCATTCTTTGCTCTACACCGGCGACCCCGTCGTCCTGTTGACCTCCTTCTCCTATCATGGCGGTGGTCGTATCCTCCCGGACTCCTCCTCCTGACATGACGTGTGGGGCCTGCAAGTTCATGGCGTGCGCACAGCCATTCTCATCCGCGAGATTTATGTGGGACAAGTCGTCGGCAGTGCCACCGTGGTCCGTCATGGCCGCTCCCGTCCTTCTCGACGGTACTGCAGCTTCAAACTGCAGCGGCCATGAATATCCTTCTAGGCTGATGCGGCCATGCGAAGGAGAGGATGATGATGCGTTTGGGCGTGAGGCAAACATAGTTGTGCTCTCCCCCGGCGGAGTGAGTGCCGGACCAGGGTTCCCTCGGCCGCCACTAGTCTCATCTGCCATGATCAGATCGCCGCTATTCAAGGGAAGCAGATGCTATCAATCACAAGTATGCGTATCTAATTGAAAAGGCATAACGACGGGAGCTGATTGCCTGCAGTTTTTGCAGCCGAGCGGAGCCCAGGGAGCCGGGATCGCACGTATTTGGAGCCGAGCGAGCGCTCCCGAGCCGACGGAAGGAGCGAACGGATCGGAATGAACGGCAGCGGTCGGATGTAAGGAGGGGACACGTGGACGAATCTGGGCAGGGGTACGCACAGGGGCTTTGCAGCCGGTGTCCACGAAATTTTCTTCCGTGAGGATCGCCTCCGCCCCGCATCATCAACAAGTTACCAAGTCAACGACCACCTTTGGTTTGACCCTGTATTGGGCTGCCCCCATTGGTTCAACGCCGAATCGAGCCGCCCGCTGCGGTGTCATTATGCCGTCTCTCCTTGCTTGAATCCTGAGCCGCCCCGCGTGTCTCACTACTCCGGGTTGCCCTCTGCCTCGCCAGTTCAAGTCGCCATGAGCCACCACTATCCCGAGTCGCCAGTGAACTGTAGGTACGACATTCAGTCGCCGATCGCTCCGCCGGTTCTGAGTCGCTGCCTCATCGATATCGCCAACCTGCCTCCGTCGGAGCTCTGGGATGCTGGCCGCCTTGGTTTCGTGCCTCCCAAAGCCACCATGGTCCGCCTCTTCTGTTGTGTTAACCCGCCATTACCACGAGCCGCCCTGCATCTGCTATGAATCACCGTTCCAAGTTGCCTGCTCAAACCGTTGTAGCTCTGCCTTACAGTCTCCATCGAGCCGCCGGAGCTGTTGTGACTCC from Triticum aestivum cultivar Chinese Spring chromosome 4A, IWGSC CS RefSeq v2.1, whole genome shotgun sequence harbors:
- the LOC123085807 gene encoding protein FAR1-RELATED SEQUENCE 5; translated protein: MADETSGGRGNPGPALTPPGESTTMFASRPNASSSSPSHGRISLEGYSWPLQFEAAVPSRRTGAAMTDHGGTADDLSHINLADENGCAHAMNLQAPHVMSGGGVREDTTTAMIGEGGQQDDGVAGVEQRMQAIDKVGQTLIVPKVGLAFDSEDSAYDMYNAYAPKVGFSVRKSHTKRRGDKSISQKYIVCSNEGHRDTQSSKDTARTGCEARIQFSVNKDGIWTVQKLITEHNHYLASPNKVHKLRSQRRVIEADRHLIGQIREAGMKPSQVYDFMIAFYGGPDKVPFSKMDCNNEIGRERKKYLESNNAQTLLEYLKNKQREDPTFFMPFR